In Montipora capricornis isolate CH-2021 chromosome 4, ASM3666992v2, whole genome shotgun sequence, a single genomic region encodes these proteins:
- the LOC138045054 gene encoding coiled-coil domain-containing protein 42 homolog, translating to MAVNLEEYFRTTFEDKLLVKMPEREDDHLTPATRLLEKRREMSEVEQALAAQKEEFQMKMESLQQRREELERKEYQLKESLLKFDKFLKENDSKRARALKKAAEEREMRRAKDREIARLKEETSVLMKDRDHIQYKLEKNVIYQQYLDKVLENAEEFQEIREVIARYDTLTATHQDLLERETRNQEKYEKEKGQLVKFTEEKNNEILNYNNQLAQLQTQLERAQSVAVKWESQWTHIQNTAAKKTLLLGRIKMATHNLFMLVNKHLKQGTVIELTEKQLEKIQVFIQDLTHITTDIRRAETAVTNATSLMS from the exons ATGGCTGTCAACTTGGAAGAATATTTCAGAACTACATTTGAGGATAAGCTCCTTGT caaAATGCCCGAACGGGAGGACGACCATCTCACGCCAGCTACACGCCTTCTTGAAAAAAGACGAGAGATGTCGGAAGTGGAGCAAGCCTTAGCTGCTCAGAAAGAG GAGTTTCAAATGAAAATGGAGAGCCTTCAGCAAAGGAGAGAAGAGCTTGAAAGAAAGGAATATCAACTAAAGGAATCATTGTTAAAGTTCGATAAATTTCTGAAG GAAAATGACTCCAAGAGAGCCAGAGCACTGAAAAAGGCAGCTGAAGAAAGGGAAATGAGGAGAGCAAAAGACAGAGAAATTGCAAG GTTAAAAGAAGAAACATCAGTGTTGATGAAAGACCGTGATCACATTCAGTATAAACTGGAAAAGAATGTCATCTATCAGCAGTACCTTGACAAGGTTTTGGAAAATGCTGAAGAG TTTCAGGAAATCCGAGAAGTAATTGCAAGATATGATACACTTACAGCAACTCATCAG GATCTTTTAGAGAGAGAAACAAGAAACCAAGAAAAGTATGAGAAAGAAAAAGGACAACTGGTCAAATTTACAGAG gagaaaaacaatgaaatcCTTAACTACAACAACCAG CTTGCACAACTACAGACACAACTGGAGAGAGCTCAGAGCGTAGCAGTGAAGTGGGAATCGCAGTGGACTCATATTCAGAATACAGCTGCCAAGAAAACATTGCTTTTAGGAAGAATTAAAAT GGCAACTCACAACCTGTTTATGCTAGTGAACAAACATCTAAAACAGGGAACAGTCATTGAACTCACAGAAAAACAATTGGAAAAG ATTCAAGTTTTCATTCAAGATCTGACCCATATAACCACTGATATTCGAAGAGCAGAGACTGCAGTAACAAATGCCACATCGCTCATGAGCTAA
- the LOC138044644 gene encoding uncharacterized protein, with protein sequence MYMRKKSVTNVFTPVFGIPQTCQLSVLGLILQDNCRFDCHVHVKLIKANKCLFILRSLRKEGYSQAELDHLFSSIVLPTITYGLPVYGASEAELTAMQCFLDRCYKRKYTSKSFSIKHLLEKQDRKVFSKVSGMDRHPLRGLLPRKKVSTYNLRNRTSQYPKVNTDRFKNSYINRLIFKYNLAM encoded by the exons ATGTATATG AGAAAGAAAAGCGTTACGAATGTGTTTACGCCAGTTTTCGGCATTCCACAAACTTGTCAACTTTCTGTCCTTGGGTTAATATTACAGGATAATTGCCGATTTGATTGTCATGTGCATGTGAAGTTGATTAAGGCGAATAAGTGCttatttatattaagatccttacgtaaggaaggttattctcaggcAGAGTTAGATCACTTGTTTTCAAGTATTGTGCTTCCTACCATCACTTATGGGTTGCCGGTATATGGTGCTTCTGAGGCGGAGCTGACAGCAATGCAATGTTTTCTAGATAGATGTTACAAACGTAAATATACTTCTAAATCTTTTTCTATCAAGCACCTTCTAGAAAAGCAGGATAGAAAAGTATTTAGTAAGGTATCTGGCATGGACCGACACCCTCTAAGGGGACTACTACCCAGGAAGAAAGTATCGacttacaatttaaggaatcgaACAAGTCAGTATCCGAAAGTTAATACAGATAGATTCAAAAACTCTTACATTAAtcgcttaatttttaaatacaatttagctatgtga